A window of Deltaproteobacteria bacterium contains these coding sequences:
- a CDS encoding XRE family transcriptional regulator, with translation MQFDRQMLSANLRRLRAKAGLSQHALAEAAGLSSETVSRVERGAFEPSLTTAAKLAGALGISLDALVGSDDATPVPGTALERRLVEAIAELPPRAQHAMLILAEMIGPRRPRRFPAGSNRRGLRRRPTR, from the coding sequence ATGCAGTTCGACCGACAGATGCTGTCCGCCAACCTACGAAGGCTTCGCGCCAAGGCAGGGCTGAGCCAACACGCGCTCGCCGAGGCGGCCGGGCTTTCTTCCGAGACCGTATCCCGCGTCGAGCGCGGCGCGTTCGAGCCATCTCTCACCACGGCCGCAAAACTTGCTGGCGCGCTCGGAATCTCGCTCGATGCGCTCGTCGGCTCCGACGACGCCACGCCCGTCCCCGGCACGGCGCTGGAACGGCGCCTCGTCGAAGCCATCGCGGAGCTGCCGCCTCGAGCGCAGCACGCGATGCTCATCCTCGCCGAGATGATCGGGCCCCGCCGACCGCGGCGTTTCCCGGCCGGCTCGAATCGCCGTGGCCTGCGGCGGCGCCCGACGCGCTGA